A window from uncultured Desulfobacter sp. encodes these proteins:
- a CDS encoding DUF4160 domain-containing protein — protein sequence MSPTILREKGYRFFFFSREETRMHVHINCENGETKFWLEPEIELAQNHRLSRFELKQIEKIIENNYEQFKATWQKHFRR from the coding sequence ATGAGTCCAACAATATTACGTGAAAAAGGATATAGGTTCTTCTTTTTTTCTCGTGAAGAAACAAGAATGCATGTGCATATTAACTGTGAAAATGGAGAGACAAAATTCTGGCTGGAGCCTGAAATCGAGTTAGCTCAAAATCACCGTCTATCCAGATTTGAACTTAAACAAATTGAAAAAATAATCGAGAATAATTATGAGCAGTTTAAAGCCACTTGGCAAAAACATTTCCGGCGTTGA
- a CDS encoding restriction endonuclease subunit S, translated as MAGKYQPYPVYMDSGVEWLGEVPVHWDIVQIKHLSSVKRGASPRPIEDEKYFQENGEYAWTRIADVTSSSTYLKTSLQRLSDLGSSLSVKLEPGELFLSIAGTVGKPCITAIKACIHDGFVYFPELKIPPKFLFYVFAGEQAYKGLGKFGTQLNLNTDTVGTIKIGLSDYREQTQIVSFLDHETAKIDTLIAKQEKLIELLQEKRQAVISHAVTKGLDPDVPMKDSGVEWLGEVPVHWDINKIGQLYNESSTKATTLEEQRLPILSVSIHSGISDTELSEDELDRKVARSEDRSLYKVVHKNDIAYNMMRAWQGGFGAPIVNGLISPAYVVCRPKTKIDSKFVELVLRTPNAITELKRYSKGITDFRLRLYWDEFKKSISLAPQSQKSRKS; from the coding sequence ATGGCTGGAAAATATCAGCCTTATCCGGTGTATATGGATTCTGGGGTTGAATGGCTGGGTGAAGTGCCGGTACATTGGGATATAGTCCAAATTAAGCATTTGAGTTCTGTTAAAAGAGGAGCCTCTCCACGCCCAATCGAAGATGAAAAATATTTTCAAGAAAACGGAGAGTATGCGTGGACACGAATCGCCGATGTGACATCTTCAAGTACATACCTGAAAACATCATTACAGCGCTTGTCAGATTTAGGCAGTTCCCTAAGCGTTAAGCTTGAACCAGGCGAACTTTTTTTAAGCATAGCTGGAACTGTTGGAAAGCCCTGCATCACAGCAATAAAAGCTTGCATTCATGACGGTTTCGTTTACTTTCCAGAACTTAAAATTCCACCAAAATTCTTATTCTATGTTTTTGCTGGAGAACAAGCATACAAAGGGTTGGGGAAATTCGGGACGCAGCTTAATTTAAACACAGACACTGTTGGAACCATAAAAATTGGGCTTTCCGATTATAGAGAACAAACTCAAATAGTGAGCTTCCTTGACCACGAGACCGCCAAGATCGACACCCTGATAGCCAAACAGGAAAAGCTGATTGAACTGCTTCAGGAAAAACGTCAGGCTGTGATCAGTCATGCGGTGACCAAAGGGCTTGATCCGGATGTGCCCATGAAGGATTCAGGTGTGGAGTGGCTGGGTGAAGTGCCAGTTCATTGGGATATAAACAAAATCGGCCAACTCTATAACGAAAGCTCCACCAAGGCTACCACTTTGGAAGAACAACGTCTTCCTATTCTCAGTGTTTCAATTCATTCAGGAATATCTGATACAGAGCTGAGTGAAGATGAGTTGGATAGAAAAGTGGCAAGAAGCGAAGATCGATCTCTTTATAAAGTTGTCCATAAGAACGACATTGCCTACAACATGATGCGGGCCTGGCAGGGAGGATTTGGAGCACCAATAGTAAATGGATTAATAAGTCCAGCATATGTTGTATGTCGTCCGAAAACAAAGATAGATTCCAAGTTTGTTGAGCTCGTATTACGGACCCCCAATGCCATAACTGAGCTGAAAAGATACTCTAAGGGAATAACAGACTTCCGGCTCAGGCTTTATTGGGATGAGTTTAAAAAATCCATATCCCTTGCCCCCCAATCGCAGAAATCGAGGAAATCTTAA
- a CDS encoding DUF2442 domain-containing protein, which produces MSSLKPLGKNISGVEITNISTHGIWLLSGDRELFLSYDQFPWFKDVPIGKIINVEEPSPGHFYWPDLDVDLGIESIEHPERFPLISKGNDLSI; this is translated from the coding sequence ATGAGCAGTTTAAAGCCACTTGGCAAAAACATTTCCGGCGTTGAGATCACAAATATTTCTACCCATGGCATCTGGCTGCTGTCAGGAGACAGAGAATTATTTCTCAGTTATGATCAATTCCCTTGGTTTAAAGACGTTCCCATCGGCAAAATAATTAATGTCGAAGAACCAAGCCCGGGGCATTTTTATTGGCCCGATCTTGATGTTGATTTGGGAATTGAATCTATTGAGCACCCCGAACGCTTCCCTCTTATTTCCAAAGGGAATGATTTATCAATTTAA
- a CDS encoding ATP-binding cassette domain-containing protein: MTETWLNTPMKIENAKISDLNIPLFEASAGEFWCILGQNRSGIDKFFNLLSPDHANIPGAEICLPKDMGIFSFAGQQEIFEQELKNDDSDFMDRLDPGTLARAFIHDPDQYTDMICAFGMDQVLDQGYRQLSTGQTRKLLLLSRISSGSQWLLIQSPFDGLDKAGCGQLDTALDHCRACGMGILVFVYDPGDLPAGATHIAVIDNGQMPLCGPRQDILPKLIDFQGPAHFSADINDLKTAKTGGLKDAVPGEIPHLNELVRLEDGHAGYSGDPVFSGLNLSISTGQHTLVSGPNGCGKSTLLQMISGDHPACYRNRLWIFGTRRGTGESIWELKKRMGIVSTEFHRSYRVAGSVLACVTSGIYDTIGLYQRPTPEDDKKAMAWLERISLAYKADAPFRSLSYADQRLTLIARALIKLPDLLVLDEPTHGLDRANRNAVLDFLGQVAAEQLSTILYVSHREDEFRDFFVSHIRMGN; this comes from the coding sequence ATGACGGAAACCTGGTTGAATACGCCCATGAAAATAGAAAATGCAAAAATATCTGATTTAAATATCCCTTTGTTTGAAGCCTCAGCCGGTGAATTCTGGTGCATCCTGGGTCAAAACCGGTCCGGGATTGATAAGTTTTTTAATCTGTTGTCCCCGGATCACGCCAACATTCCAGGCGCTGAAATCTGCCTGCCCAAAGATATGGGCATTTTTTCCTTTGCCGGGCAGCAGGAGATATTTGAACAGGAACTTAAAAATGATGACAGCGATTTCATGGATCGCCTGGATCCGGGTACCCTGGCCCGGGCCTTTATCCATGATCCGGATCAATATACCGACATGATCTGTGCCTTTGGCATGGATCAGGTGCTGGACCAGGGCTATCGGCAGTTGTCCACGGGGCAGACCCGAAAACTGCTGCTTCTGTCAAGGATCTCATCGGGCAGTCAATGGCTGTTGATACAGTCTCCCTTTGACGGTCTGGACAAGGCTGGTTGCGGACAGCTTGATACGGCACTGGATCATTGCAGGGCTTGCGGGATGGGTATCCTGGTTTTTGTGTATGATCCAGGGGACCTCCCCGCCGGCGCCACTCATATTGCGGTGATTGACAATGGACAGATGCCCCTTTGCGGGCCGCGGCAGGATATATTGCCTAAACTGATTGACTTCCAGGGACCGGCACACTTTTCAGCCGACATCAATGATTTAAAAACTGCAAAAACAGGTGGTTTGAAAGATGCTGTGCCCGGGGAAATACCGCATTTAAATGAACTTGTCAGGCTTGAAGACGGCCATGCAGGTTATTCGGGAGATCCTGTTTTTTCCGGTTTAAACCTGAGCATCTCTACGGGGCAGCATACCCTGGTGTCGGGTCCCAACGGCTGCGGTAAATCCACGTTGCTGCAGATGATCTCGGGCGATCATCCCGCCTGCTACCGGAATCGGTTGTGGATATTCGGCACCCGCCGGGGCACTGGAGAGTCCATCTGGGAGTTGAAAAAAAGGATGGGTATTGTCAGCACGGAATTTCACCGCAGCTATCGGGTGGCCGGCAGCGTTCTGGCCTGTGTGACCTCCGGTATTTATGACACCATCGGCCTGTACCAGCGCCCAACGCCTGAAGATGATAAAAAAGCCATGGCCTGGCTGGAACGAATCAGTCTGGCATATAAAGCAGACGCCCCTTTCCGCAGCCTTTCCTATGCCGATCAGCGACTGACGCTCATTGCCCGGGCCCTGATAAAACTGCCCGATCTTCTGGTGCTGGACGAACCCACCCATGGACTGGACCGGGCCAACCGTAATGCGGTTCTGGACTTTTTGGGTCAGGTGGCAGCGGAGCAGTTAAGCACCATTTTATACGTCAGCCACCGGGAGGATGAGTTTAGGGATTTCTTTGTCTCCCACATTCGCATGGGGAACTAA
- a CDS encoding type I restriction endonuclease, with protein MAISDKSCEFQFQKNVINDLLANGWHLGRPDHYDRKRALYPDDLIAFVKETQPKQWEKFSKIYANDTEDKFLDRVAAQLSKADPNSTGDELRTFGTLGVLRHDIKERGTRFPLCQFKPDDELNPVTQARYQANILRVVPELVYSPWAGEEERETDGKKAKKYRIDLVLFVNGIPIITMELKSEFKQAVQNAIIQYKKTRPPVDPQTRKPEPLLTFKRGALVHFAVSQYEVYMCTRLDGDNSFFLPFNKGAKGGGAGNDVPDNPDQYATDYLWNDVLQPGNLLNILGRYIHLEIEEREDFEGRKSKKEAMIFPRYHQWDVVNKLINSARENGPGLKYLIQHSAGSGKSNSIAWTAHQLSALTKPDGSKVFNSVIVITDRTVLDDQLQDTIYQFEHADGVVGRISRDLGGGSKSEKLAQALTISQPIIIVTIQTFPFVLKAIESDVNLKARCYAVIADEAHSSQTGSTARQLKEVLMIDSRDMDEELTPDEILDATIASRKFNPNLSYFAFTATPKAKTLELFGRLPDPTRVASRTNKPEPFHVYTMRQAIEEGFILDVLQNYTNYKVAYNLALKIQRKDHEVESRKAKVKLNQWVRLHDYNISRKVQVIIEHFKDNVMGLLGGQAKAMVVTSSRKEAVRYKLCFEKYIARQGYKNIHALVAFSGEVEFNDKDPEAAALLGNKYTETGFLMNPGLKGRDIRIAFDADDYQVMIVANKFQTGFDQPKLCAMYVDKKLGGVECVQTLSRLNRIYPGKSESGTFVLDFFNEPEDILEAFQPYYMTAELGGVSDPDLIFDLHEKLRASGIFLWTEVEQFCDAYLQKNKSSAALANICKPALQRWAVAGYNETKALFERTKKSTNDAVLLANAEKQFKEAKTEKDRLEIFKKDLGTFVRFYEFMSQIVEYDDKDLEKLSLYARHLRPMLRESITDEDVIDLTGVELTHYRLSKIKQQDLELQENRAEYTLHPSDGLGTAKAKDKQEIWLSYLIEKLNEIFITDNLTDKDMLSYAETIKGKLLENQNVVIQMKTNTPEQAMLGDFPKALDDAVIQSGLAHQDQQIQLLSDPGKMADFGHLIFEMMKTYLSSEIRASDC; from the coding sequence ATGGCCATATCAGACAAATCCTGTGAGTTTCAGTTCCAGAAAAATGTCATCAATGATCTTTTGGCCAATGGCTGGCACCTGGGTCGACCCGATCACTATGACCGGAAACGGGCTTTGTATCCTGATGACCTCATCGCCTTTGTCAAAGAAACCCAGCCAAAGCAGTGGGAAAAGTTCAGTAAGATCTATGCTAATGATACAGAGGACAAATTCTTGGATCGGGTTGCCGCCCAGTTGTCCAAGGCCGATCCCAACTCCACGGGCGATGAATTGCGCACCTTCGGCACCCTGGGCGTCCTGCGCCATGACATCAAGGAGCGGGGCACCCGGTTCCCGCTGTGCCAGTTCAAGCCGGACGATGAGCTGAACCCCGTCACACAAGCCAGGTACCAGGCCAATATCCTTCGGGTCGTACCTGAACTGGTCTATTCTCCCTGGGCCGGCGAAGAAGAACGAGAAACCGACGGAAAAAAGGCCAAAAAATATCGCATTGATCTGGTTCTGTTTGTCAACGGCATCCCCATCATCACCATGGAGTTGAAATCCGAGTTTAAGCAGGCCGTGCAGAATGCGATTATCCAGTACAAGAAAACCCGTCCGCCCGTTGATCCGCAGACCCGGAAACCGGAACCCCTGCTCACCTTCAAGCGGGGTGCCCTGGTTCACTTTGCGGTCAGCCAGTATGAGGTTTATATGTGTACCCGCCTGGACGGTGACAACAGCTTTTTTCTGCCGTTCAATAAAGGCGCCAAGGGCGGCGGTGCCGGTAATGACGTACCGGATAACCCGGATCAATACGCCACGGATTACCTTTGGAACGACGTGTTGCAGCCGGGCAACCTGCTGAACATCCTGGGCCGCTATATCCACCTTGAGATCGAAGAGAGGGAAGATTTCGAGGGCAGGAAGTCCAAGAAAGAGGCCATGATTTTTCCCCGGTATCACCAGTGGGATGTGGTCAATAAACTCATCAATTCGGCCAGGGAGAATGGGCCGGGCCTAAAGTATCTGATTCAACACAGTGCAGGCTCCGGCAAGTCCAACTCCATTGCCTGGACAGCCCATCAACTCTCTGCGTTGACCAAGCCCGACGGCAGCAAAGTCTTCAACTCGGTCATCGTCATCACGGACCGGACGGTTCTGGATGACCAGCTCCAGGATACCATCTACCAGTTTGAACATGCCGACGGGGTGGTTGGCCGTATCTCCCGGGATCTTGGGGGCGGTTCCAAGTCGGAGAAACTGGCCCAGGCCCTCACCATCAGCCAACCCATCATCATTGTGACAATTCAGACCTTCCCCTTTGTCCTCAAGGCCATTGAATCCGATGTGAATTTAAAGGCGCGGTGCTATGCGGTCATTGCGGACGAAGCCCACTCTTCCCAGACCGGTTCCACGGCAAGGCAGCTCAAGGAAGTGCTGATGATCGACAGCCGGGACATGGACGAAGAGTTGACCCCGGATGAAATCCTTGATGCCACCATTGCGTCCAGAAAGTTCAACCCGAACTTGAGTTATTTTGCCTTCACCGCCACACCCAAGGCAAAAACCCTGGAGCTGTTTGGCCGGTTACCAGACCCGACCCGGGTGGCCTCCCGGACAAATAAGCCTGAACCCTTCCACGTTTACACCATGCGCCAGGCCATTGAAGAGGGGTTTATCCTTGATGTGCTGCAAAATTATACCAACTACAAGGTGGCATATAATCTGGCCCTCAAAATCCAGAGAAAAGACCATGAGGTGGAATCGAGGAAAGCCAAGGTAAAACTGAATCAGTGGGTTCGTCTCCATGACTACAATATCTCCCGGAAGGTTCAGGTGATCATTGAGCACTTTAAGGACAACGTCATGGGGTTGCTCGGCGGCCAGGCCAAGGCCATGGTGGTGACATCATCGCGAAAAGAGGCTGTACGGTACAAGCTGTGTTTTGAAAAATACATCGCCAGGCAGGGATACAAAAATATTCACGCTTTGGTTGCTTTCTCGGGCGAGGTCGAATTCAACGACAAGGACCCGGAAGCCGCCGCGCTGTTGGGCAACAAATATACCGAAACCGGGTTTTTAATGAATCCCGGCCTTAAAGGGCGGGATATCCGTATCGCATTTGATGCCGATGACTATCAGGTCATGATCGTTGCCAACAAGTTCCAGACAGGGTTTGATCAGCCCAAGCTCTGTGCCATGTATGTTGATAAAAAGCTGGGCGGCGTTGAATGTGTGCAAACCCTGTCCCGGTTGAACCGGATATATCCGGGCAAATCCGAGAGCGGGACCTTTGTCCTGGATTTTTTCAATGAACCCGAAGATATACTGGAAGCCTTTCAGCCCTATTACATGACAGCCGAACTCGGCGGGGTCAGTGATCCGGATCTGATTTTTGATTTGCATGAAAAGCTGCGGGCTTCGGGGATTTTTCTGTGGACAGAGGTAGAACAGTTTTGCGACGCATATCTTCAAAAGAACAAAAGCAGTGCGGCCCTGGCCAATATCTGCAAGCCGGCACTCCAGCGCTGGGCCGTTGCCGGCTACAATGAAACCAAAGCACTGTTTGAACGAACCAAGAAAAGCACCAATGATGCCGTGCTCCTTGCCAATGCCGAAAAACAGTTCAAGGAAGCCAAGACCGAAAAGGACCGCCTGGAGATATTTAAAAAGGACCTGGGAACCTTTGTCCGGTTTTACGAATTTATGTCCCAGATTGTGGAGTATGATGACAAAGATCTTGAAAAGCTGTCTCTGTATGCCCGCCATCTGCGTCCCATGCTGAGGGAGAGCATCACTGACGAGGACGTGATTGACCTCACAGGGGTTGAGCTTACCCACTATCGCCTTTCCAAAATCAAGCAGCAGGATCTTGAACTTCAGGAAAATAGAGCCGAGTACACACTCCATCCCTCCGACGGTTTGGGGACGGCCAAAGCAAAAGACAAGCAGGAAATATGGCTGTCATATCTCATTGAAAAGCTAAATGAGATATTTATCACGGACAATCTGACAGACAAAGATATGCTCAGCTATGCGGAAACCATCAAAGGCAAGCTGCTCGAAAACCAGAATGTTGTGATCCAGATGAAAACCAATACCCCGGAACAGGCAATGCTTGGGGATTTTCCCAAAGCCCTTGATGATGCCGTCATCCAAAGCGGCCTGGCACACCAGGATCAACAGATTCAACTCTTATCAGATCCCGGTAAAATGGCCGATTTCGGCCACCTCATTTTTGAAATGATGAAAACTTATCTTTCGTCAGAGATACGCGCTTCGGATTGTTGA
- a CDS encoding bifunctional metallophosphatase/5'-nucleotidase, whose protein sequence is MTGFQAKTIYVDVDDVVSRTTETYPGVVAQEFGKTVSFEDLTGFDLKRCFQLTDNEFQYFFNLVHQSDFLLGFKPVEGAVETLKDWADMGHTIDIVTGRPTSAQDATLAWLEKNGVPFRGFIMVDKYNRPGNDLSLAISKEELAMMDYDLAVEDSPEMALFLAQDMGVSTALVHRPWNRTCVTHDNLVRCTSWNEIHPMIKEPALEAHE, encoded by the coding sequence GTGACCGGTTTTCAAGCCAAAACAATATATGTCGATGTGGATGACGTTGTATCCAGAACCACAGAAACTTATCCGGGTGTTGTGGCCCAGGAGTTTGGAAAGACCGTATCCTTTGAAGACCTGACCGGTTTTGATTTGAAACGTTGTTTTCAGTTGACGGATAATGAGTTTCAATATTTTTTCAACCTGGTTCATCAGTCTGATTTCCTTCTAGGATTTAAGCCAGTGGAAGGAGCGGTTGAAACTCTGAAGGACTGGGCTGATATGGGTCACACCATTGATATTGTAACAGGACGTCCGACCTCGGCCCAGGACGCGACCCTTGCCTGGCTTGAAAAAAACGGAGTGCCGTTCAGGGGATTCATCATGGTGGATAAATACAACCGCCCCGGCAATGACTTGTCCCTGGCCATTTCAAAAGAGGAGTTAGCCATGATGGATTACGATCTGGCCGTGGAAGATTCCCCGGAGATGGCTTTATTCCTGGCCCAGGACATGGGCGTATCTACAGCATTGGTCCATCGGCCCTGGAACAGAACGTGCGTCACACATGACAACCTTGTTCGGTGTACCTCCTGGAACGAAATCCATCCCATGATCAAGGAACCGGCACTTGAAGCCCATGAATAA